From a region of the Streptococcus ruminantium genome:
- a CDS encoding carbohydrate ABC transporter permease codes for MNTQMYTKFDKRMLVVNKILIGFLVLITVVPMLYILVASFMDPQVLVSKGISFNPKDWTVEGYQRVFSDQSILRGFFNSLFYSFSFAFLTVAISVMTAYPLSKKDLVGKKGINAFLVFTMFFGGGLVPTYLLVKDLGMLNTVWAIIVPGAVNVWNIILARTYFQGLPDELVEAAVMDGANEFQIFLKIMLPLAKPIMFVLFLYAFVGQWNSYFDAMIYIKDPNLEPLQLVLRKILIQSEPAKDMIGAQAAMNEMKRIAEMIKYATIVISSLPLIVMYPFFQKYFDKGIMAGSLKG; via the coding sequence ATGAATACGCAAATGTATACAAAGTTTGACAAGCGTATGCTCGTTGTCAACAAGATATTGATAGGTTTTCTTGTCTTGATTACTGTGGTTCCTATGCTTTACATTCTAGTTGCATCCTTCATGGATCCGCAGGTATTAGTCAGCAAGGGGATTAGTTTTAATCCTAAGGATTGGACCGTTGAGGGTTACCAACGGGTATTTTCAGATCAATCTATCCTTAGAGGATTTTTCAATTCGCTCTTTTATTCTTTCTCCTTTGCTTTTTTGACAGTAGCTATCTCGGTTATGACAGCCTATCCATTATCTAAGAAAGATTTAGTCGGAAAGAAAGGAATCAATGCCTTCCTTGTCTTCACCATGTTTTTTGGAGGTGGTCTAGTACCAACCTATCTCTTGGTTAAAGATTTAGGGATGTTAAATACAGTTTGGGCAATCATTGTGCCAGGTGCTGTAAATGTTTGGAATATCATTTTGGCTCGAACTTATTTCCAAGGTTTACCAGATGAATTGGTAGAAGCAGCGGTCATGGACGGTGCTAATGAGTTTCAGATTTTCTTGAAAATTATGCTTCCGTTAGCAAAACCAATTATGTTCGTCCTTTTCCTCTATGCCTTTGTTGGCCAGTGGAACTCGTATTTTGATGCCATGATTTATATAAAAGATCCAAACCTAGAGCCTCTTCAGCTCGTTCTCAGGAAAATCCTTATTCAAAGCGAGCCTGCTAAGGATATGATTGGAGCTCAGGCTGCGATGAATGAGATGAAGCGAATTGCAGAAATGATTAAGTACGCAACAATTGTCATCTCTAGCTTGCCACTCATTGTCATGTATCCATTCTTCCAGAAATACTTTGATAAGGGTATCATGGCAGGGTCTTTAAAGGGTTAA
- a CDS encoding YhcH/YjgK/YiaL family protein, with product MIYDHISNYSYYMGLHPNLDLALVALEQGIFRNQKLGRYELADQDVYYFLQENTLSKEAQSIFEYHRCYADIHFVIRGREQVSYGSRLVSEDTEFDKTGDIGFVPGEKWVDCLLDGDYFAIFLPGEIHQPNQWVGGEKTVRKCVFKVLIDD from the coding sequence ATGATTTATGATCATATTAGCAATTACTCATATTACATGGGCTTGCATCCAAATCTAGATTTGGCTTTAGTTGCTTTGGAACAAGGAATTTTTAGGAATCAAAAATTAGGCAGGTATGAGCTTGCTGATCAAGATGTTTATTATTTCCTTCAGGAAAATACCTTGTCGAAAGAGGCTCAGTCTATTTTTGAATACCATCGATGCTATGCCGATATTCATTTTGTTATTAGGGGGCGGGAGCAGGTCTCTTATGGCAGTCGTCTGGTTAGTGAAGATACTGAGTTTGATAAAACGGGAGATATTGGTTTTGTTCCTGGGGAGAAGTGGGTAGATTGTTTATTGGACGGGGATTATTTTGCCATCTTTCTACCCGGGGAGATTCATCAGCCTAACCAGTGGGTAGGTGGTGAGAAAACTGTCCGTAAGTGCGTGTTTAAGGTTTTGATAGATGACTGA
- a CDS encoding LacI family DNA-binding transcriptional regulator, which yields MEIQKSITMKDVARLAGVSVGTVSRVINNESGIKETTLEKVNAAVKELNYIPDVYARGMKKNKTETIALIIPTVWHPFFGEFAYHVEVELSRKNYKLLLCNISGPKRELDYLMMLQQNKVDGIIAITYSPIDDYLSSNIPFVSIDRTYENKAIACVSSDNQAGAELAADILIERGGSHFAFIGGHNRTINETKKRRLYFEKRILEAGYPCHILDLEEPYADFMGQVEDFLVKHPQIDAIFTINDFAALDTLAILEKLGRQVPDDVQVIGYDGIQMAEERQMFLSTIRQPLDLLAKEAVACLLDIIDKKDRPLQVILPISYVEGKTTKNRK from the coding sequence ATGGAAATACAAAAGTCAATTACTATGAAAGATGTAGCTAGGCTTGCGGGCGTCAGCGTCGGAACGGTATCGCGCGTTATAAATAATGAATCAGGAATTAAGGAGACCACCCTTGAGAAAGTAAATGCTGCGGTTAAAGAGTTGAATTATATTCCTGATGTTTATGCTCGGGGGATGAAAAAAAATAAAACAGAGACGATTGCTCTCATTATTCCAACTGTTTGGCACCCATTTTTTGGTGAATTTGCCTACCATGTGGAAGTTGAGTTAAGCAGGAAAAACTATAAGTTATTGCTTTGCAATATCAGTGGTCCTAAAAGAGAACTAGACTATTTGATGATGCTCCAGCAAAATAAGGTAGATGGGATTATCGCAATTACGTATAGTCCTATTGATGATTATCTTTCCTCGAATATTCCTTTTGTTAGTATAGATAGGACGTATGAAAATAAAGCGATAGCCTGTGTTAGTTCAGATAATCAGGCTGGTGCGGAGTTGGCAGCAGATATTTTAATCGAAAGAGGAGGAAGTCATTTTGCCTTCATTGGTGGACATAACAGAACGATTAACGAGACTAAAAAACGCAGATTATATTTTGAAAAACGTATTTTGGAAGCGGGTTATCCATGTCATATCTTAGATTTGGAAGAGCCTTATGCAGACTTCATGGGACAGGTGGAAGATTTTTTAGTGAAGCACCCGCAAATTGATGCTATTTTCACCATCAATGATTTTGCAGCCCTGGATACGTTAGCTATTTTGGAAAAATTGGGAAGACAAGTGCCAGACGATGTGCAGGTTATCGGCTATGATGGAATTCAAATGGCAGAAGAGCGACAAATGTTTCTTTCTACCATTCGTCAACCTTTGGACTTATTGGCTAAAGAGGCAGTTGCTTGCCTATTAGATATTATTGATAAAAAAGATCGCCCCCTTCAAGTTATCCTACCCATTTCCTATGTTGAAGGAAAAACAACAAAAAATAGAAAATAG
- a CDS encoding carbohydrate ABC transporter permease: protein MKKKAITPLSVISTIALLLLTILFIFPFYWIMTGAFKSQPHTIIIPPQWWPTQPTLENFTKLTIQNPALQWLWNSVFISLTTMILVCMTSSLAGYVLAKKRFYGQKLLFSIFIAAMALPKQVVLVPLVRIINFMGIHDTLAAVILPLVGWPFGVFLMKQFSENIPTELLESAKIDGCGEISTFWNVAFPIVKPGFAALAIFTFINSWNDYFMQLVMLTSRQNLTISLGVATMQAEMATNYGVIMAGAAMAAVPIVTVFLVFQKSFTQGITMGAVKG from the coding sequence ATGAAAAAGAAAGCAATTACACCTTTGAGTGTTATTTCGACCATCGCTTTGCTCCTACTGACTATCCTCTTTATCTTTCCATTTTATTGGATTATGACAGGTGCTTTCAAGTCACAGCCCCATACCATTATTATTCCACCTCAATGGTGGCCTACCCAGCCGACCTTGGAAAACTTTACTAAGTTGACTATACAAAATCCAGCTCTCCAATGGCTTTGGAATTCGGTTTTCATCTCTTTGACAACCATGATTTTGGTATGTATGACTTCTTCTTTGGCAGGCTATGTGCTAGCTAAGAAGCGTTTCTATGGACAAAAACTACTTTTTTCTATCTTCATCGCGGCCATGGCTCTACCTAAGCAAGTTGTTTTGGTTCCCTTGGTACGGATTATCAATTTTATGGGAATCCATGATACCTTAGCAGCAGTTATTTTGCCTCTGGTTGGATGGCCTTTTGGTGTCTTTTTGATGAAACAATTCTCAGAGAACATTCCGACAGAACTTTTGGAATCAGCAAAAATTGATGGTTGTGGAGAGATTTCTACCTTCTGGAATGTGGCTTTTCCGATCGTCAAGCCAGGTTTTGCAGCTTTAGCAATCTTCACTTTTATCAACTCGTGGAATGATTACTTTATGCAGCTAGTTATGTTGACTTCTCGGCAGAATTTGACTATTTCACTAGGAGTTGCAACAATGCAAGCCGAGATGGCAACTAACTACGGAGTCATCATGGCCGGTGCAGCTATGGCGGCTGTTCCAATTGTGACAGTCTTTCTTGTCTTTCAAAAATCCTTTACCCAAGGGATTACAATGGGTGCAGTTAAAGGGTAA
- a CDS encoding dihydrodipicolinate synthase family protein: MRNLEKYHGIIPAFYACYDEAGEISSERVKALVQYFIDKGVQGLYVNGSSGECIYQSIADRKQVLEAVMAVAKGKLTIINHVACNNLKDSIELARHSQKMGVDAIAAIPPIYFRLPEHSIAAYWNGISLAAPDTDFIIYNIPQLAGVSLTPNLYREMVKNPRVVGVKNSSMPVQDIETFVRLGGEDYVIFNGPDEQFLGGRLMGAKGGIGGTYGAMPELFLRLNQLITEKELEVARQLQSTINAIIDKLVSGHGHMYAVIKEVIRLNDGLNIGSVREPLTGLIESDRKIVEEAVLMINEAKKKFGI, translated from the coding sequence ATGAGAAATTTAGAAAAATATCATGGTATTATTCCAGCTTTTTATGCCTGTTATGATGAAGCTGGTGAGATTAGTTCAGAGCGTGTGAAGGCTCTGGTTCAGTATTTTATTGACAAGGGAGTGCAGGGACTCTATGTCAATGGTTCATCCGGTGAATGTATTTACCAAAGCATAGCAGACCGTAAGCAAGTTTTAGAAGCAGTGATGGCGGTTGCTAAGGGAAAATTGACCATTATCAACCATGTGGCCTGTAACAATCTGAAAGATAGTATTGAGCTGGCTCGTCATTCGCAGAAAATGGGTGTAGATGCTATTGCGGCTATTCCACCGATTTATTTCCGCTTGCCAGAGCACAGTATCGCAGCCTATTGGAATGGAATCAGCCTGGCTGCTCCAGATACAGATTTTATCATATATAACATCCCACAGCTAGCAGGGGTTTCTCTGACCCCAAATCTCTATAGAGAAATGGTAAAGAATCCTAGGGTTGTTGGTGTGAAGAATTCTTCAATGCCTGTTCAGGATATTGAGACCTTTGTCAGACTGGGGGGCGAAGATTATGTGATTTTCAATGGTCCGGATGAACAATTCCTAGGTGGGCGCTTGATGGGGGCTAAGGGTGGAATCGGAGGTACTTATGGTGCTATGCCTGAACTTTTCCTCCGTCTTAATCAGTTAATCACCGAGAAGGAGTTGGAAGTAGCTCGCCAGCTACAATCTACCATCAATGCCATTATCGATAAGTTGGTATCAGGTCACGGTCACATGTACGCTGTTATCAAAGAAGTTATCCGCCTCAACGATGGTTTGAATATCGGTTCGGTCCGTGAACCTCTAACTGGCTTGATAGAATCTGATAGAAAAATTGTAGAAGAGGCCGTTCTGATGATCAATGAGGCAAAGAAAAAATTTGGAATTTAG
- a CDS encoding carbohydrate ABC transporter permease codes for MQINKIRMRETVISYTFLAPILIFFTIFVLAPMIMGFVTSFFNYTMTDFTFVGLDNYVRMLNDPIFIKSLINTVIIVVGSVPVVVFFSVFVASQTYEKNVIARSFYRAVFFLPVVTGSVAVTVVWKWIYDPLSGILNFVLKSGGVINQNISWLGDKQWALLAIIIILLTTSVGQPIILYIAALGNIDNSLVEAARVDGANERQVFWQIKWPSLLPTTLYIAVITTINSFQCFALIQLLTSGGPNYSTSTLMYYLYEKAFKLSEYGYANTMGVFLAIMIAVISFAQFKILGNDVEY; via the coding sequence GTGCAGATAAATAAAATTAGAATGCGGGAGACTGTCATATCCTATACATTTTTAGCTCCAATTCTCATTTTCTTCACTATATTTGTGCTGGCTCCGATGATTATGGGATTTGTCACTAGTTTCTTCAATTATACGATGACAGATTTTACTTTTGTAGGGCTAGATAACTATGTGCGGATGCTGAATGATCCGATTTTTATAAAATCCCTAATCAATACAGTGATTATCGTGGTGGGATCAGTACCGGTTGTTGTTTTCTTTTCTGTATTTGTAGCGTCACAAACTTATGAAAAGAATGTAATCGCTCGTTCCTTTTATCGGGCGGTCTTCTTTCTGCCAGTTGTAACGGGATCTGTAGCTGTGACAGTTGTCTGGAAATGGATTTATGATCCCTTATCTGGTATCTTGAACTTTGTTCTGAAATCAGGTGGTGTTATCAATCAGAATATTAGTTGGCTTGGAGATAAGCAATGGGCTCTCCTGGCGATTATCATCATTCTCTTAACAACTTCAGTTGGTCAGCCAATTATTCTTTACATTGCAGCTCTTGGAAATATTGATAATTCCTTGGTAGAAGCAGCGCGTGTGGACGGCGCCAATGAGCGCCAGGTTTTTTGGCAAATCAAGTGGCCTAGTCTTCTGCCAACAACTCTTTACATTGCTGTTATCACAACCATCAACTCGTTCCAATGTTTTGCACTGATACAACTTTTGACTTCAGGTGGCCCTAACTATTCGACATCTACCTTGATGTACTACCTTTACGAGAAAGCCTTCAAATTATCAGAATATGGCTATGCCAACACTATGGGTGTCTTTTTGGCAATCATGATCGCGGTTATTTCCTTTGCCCAATTCAAAATTTTGGGCAATGACGTAGAGTACTAG
- a CDS encoding DUF2500 domain-containing protein: MFASPDFGLTVHQMLFYAISSIILGVICFQIIKNLLEWHRNNQAPRETCSAKLVTKRTRIFGNEIARTNYYMTFDWNGQRREFRVRSEDYAVLAEGDTGTLHFQGTRFLGFERFK; this comes from the coding sequence ATGTTTGCGAGTCCTGATTTCGGTTTGACTGTGCATCAGATGTTATTTTACGCAATCAGCTCAATTATTTTAGGAGTGATTTGCTTTCAGATTATAAAAAATTTGCTAGAATGGCATCGAAACAATCAAGCTCCTAGAGAAACCTGTTCAGCCAAACTGGTTACCAAGAGAACACGCATTTTTGGCAATGAAATAGCTCGTACCAACTATTACATGACCTTTGACTGGAATGGACAACGAAGGGAATTTCGGGTACGCTCAGAAGATTATGCTGTGCTAGCAGAAGGAGATACTGGCACCTTGCATTTTCAAGGGACGCGTTTTCTAGGTTTTGAACGTTTCAAATGA
- a CDS encoding peptidylprolyl isomerase has translation MKKMIALALASSILLTACANKSTTGNSSTSEAPSSSSTLATTTDTTASSQYAKDLAYAINNPNATFPQLSSQIAENEAAVKIKTTAGDITIKLFPEQAPLTVENFLTHAKNGYYNGTIFHRVIKGFMIQGGDPLGNGTGGKSIWSGKETTIDAGKGFKDEISAFLYNIRGALSMANAGAGTNGSQFFINQNTTDMSSQLSSSKYPGKVIEAYKNGGNPNLDGRHTVFGQVIEGMDVVDKIAAVETGERDKPKADIKIDSIEIIKDYTFKR, from the coding sequence ATGAAAAAAATGATAGCCCTTGCTTTGGCTTCTAGTATTCTATTGACAGCCTGTGCAAACAAGTCCACTACTGGTAACAGTTCGACATCTGAAGCACCTAGCTCTAGTTCAACCCTAGCCACTACGACAGACACAACTGCTTCTAGTCAATATGCAAAAGACCTAGCCTATGCCATCAACAATCCTAACGCGACATTTCCACAACTCTCTAGCCAGATTGCAGAAAATGAGGCTGCTGTAAAAATCAAAACAACAGCAGGAGACATCACAATCAAACTCTTCCCCGAGCAGGCTCCACTGACTGTTGAAAACTTCTTAACTCACGCTAAAAACGGCTACTATAATGGAACCATTTTCCACCGTGTTATCAAGGGCTTCATGATTCAAGGTGGAGACCCTCTTGGAAATGGGACTGGTGGAAAATCTATCTGGTCTGGCAAAGAAACGACAATTGATGCGGGAAAAGGATTTAAAGACGAGATTTCTGCCTTCCTCTACAATATCCGTGGGGCGCTTTCAATGGCTAATGCCGGAGCAGGCACTAACGGTAGCCAGTTCTTTATCAACCAAAATACGACAGACATGTCCAGTCAGCTTTCTAGCTCCAAGTATCCTGGAAAAGTGATTGAAGCCTACAAAAATGGAGGAAATCCAAATTTGGATGGGCGCCATACAGTCTTTGGACAAGTTATTGAAGGTATGGATGTCGTGGACAAAATTGCTGCGGTAGAAACTGGTGAGCGCGACAAACCAAAAGCGGATATAAAAATCGACTCTATCGAGATTATCAAGGACTACACTTTCAAGAGATAA
- a CDS encoding DUF624 domain-containing protein, whose amino-acid sequence MKENEKKTLIQSFFDVNHPVWQMVEKLFDLMLLNLLTTLASLPLITLGAAKLALQASLWEMDEFGKIKVWSTYWRQFALHWKRGFILSVVEIGVTGFCLLDLYLVWGQSGLVFDGFRAFCIAIFLFSQLLWFYAYPLASRYCFKWSGLFLQAILLLGKELALTFKVSLAYVLFVAIMLHSGLSLIICLICFLSFGYAALSYLFIRELASRINLAQ is encoded by the coding sequence ATGAAAGAAAATGAAAAGAAAACTTTGATTCAATCCTTCTTTGATGTCAATCATCCTGTTTGGCAAATGGTAGAAAAACTATTTGATTTGATGCTCTTGAATCTATTAACGACTCTGGCCAGCCTTCCCCTCATCACCTTAGGAGCTGCCAAACTAGCCCTTCAAGCAAGTTTATGGGAAATGGATGAGTTTGGAAAAATCAAGGTTTGGTCTACTTACTGGCGACAATTTGCCCTTCACTGGAAACGTGGCTTCATTTTATCAGTTGTAGAAATCGGAGTGACAGGTTTTTGTCTTTTGGATCTTTATCTGGTCTGGGGGCAATCTGGTCTGGTCTTTGATGGATTTCGAGCATTTTGTATCGCTATCTTTCTCTTTAGCCAGCTTCTTTGGTTCTATGCTTATCCTTTGGCAAGTCGCTATTGCTTCAAGTGGTCAGGCTTGTTCCTTCAGGCTATCCTGCTATTGGGAAAAGAGTTAGCTTTAACTTTCAAAGTCAGTCTGGCTTATGTTCTTTTTGTAGCTATTATGCTTCACTCAGGCTTGTCTCTGATAATTTGCTTGATCTGTTTCCTGTCCTTTGGCTATGCAGCTCTGTCCTATTTGTTTATCAGAGAACTTGCTTCTCGAATCAATCTTGCTCAATGA
- a CDS encoding VOC family protein yields the protein MISSLGQVMLYVNDMEASAQFWREKVGFERVERQKQGTQISYIIAPKIDSEVQLVLHDKPAVTAMNPDMNLATPSILMSSINLEKTYQEFIAKGINVNPIIDLGCMKVFNFSDDEDNYFAVREVS from the coding sequence ATGATTTCATCACTCGGTCAGGTAATGCTCTATGTGAATGATATGGAAGCTTCGGCTCAGTTCTGGAGAGAAAAAGTTGGTTTTGAACGTGTAGAGCGCCAGAAACAAGGTACACAGATTTCGTACATTATTGCGCCAAAAATAGACAGTGAAGTGCAGCTTGTTCTTCATGACAAGCCAGCAGTTACCGCTATGAACCCAGATATGAATTTGGCCACGCCATCCATCCTAATGAGCTCGATAAATCTTGAAAAAACATATCAAGAGTTTATCGCTAAGGGAATCAATGTGAATCCGATTATAGATTTGGGATGTATGAAAGTTTTCAACTTTAGTGATGATGAAGATAACTATTTTGCAGTTCGTGAGGTGAGCTAA
- a CDS encoding alpha/beta fold hydrolase has translation MIDNMTLKDMLGYRGRQEVPTDFDAFWQKEKDRLEVLPAYALAEKECGLHHVRCYELTFTGTNGSSVFAKCLFPRSENPVPVLFYFHGYQGQGPDWSENLKFLAAGYGVVAMDVRGQAGQSQDWGKFDGITVKGQVIRGMVSGPENLFYKDVYLDVYQLIEIIADLDFVDQKRLVSYGASQGGALALVAAALSSHISKTLAIYPFLSDFKRVLELGNNSEAYDELFRYFKFSDPFHETEEEVLRTLAYIDVKNLAHLISCPVAIVTGLEDGVCPPSTQFAIYNRLEVEKEMKILPEYAHDAMHVKVNDYVYDYLIGTCFLS, from the coding sequence ATGATTGACAATATGACCCTGAAGGATATGCTAGGCTATCGAGGGAGGCAGGAAGTTCCGACAGATTTTGATGCTTTTTGGCAAAAAGAAAAAGACAGGCTAGAAGTTCTGCCCGCCTATGCATTAGCTGAAAAAGAATGTGGTCTTCATCATGTCCGTTGTTATGAATTGACTTTCACTGGGACCAACGGCTCCAGTGTCTTTGCCAAATGTCTTTTTCCAAGGAGTGAGAATCCAGTTCCCGTTCTCTTTTATTTTCATGGCTACCAAGGTCAGGGACCTGATTGGTCCGAAAATTTAAAGTTTTTAGCTGCTGGCTATGGTGTAGTGGCTATGGATGTCCGTGGACAAGCTGGTCAATCTCAAGATTGGGGTAAATTTGATGGGATAACAGTCAAGGGACAAGTCATCCGAGGTATGGTGTCAGGACCAGAGAATTTATTCTATAAGGATGTCTACTTAGATGTTTATCAGTTAATAGAAATTATAGCAGATTTAGACTTTGTTGATCAAAAGCGACTAGTTTCTTATGGAGCTTCACAAGGCGGAGCTTTGGCTCTGGTTGCCGCTGCTCTCAGTTCTCATATCAGTAAAACACTAGCAATCTATCCATTTCTTTCCGACTTCAAGCGAGTCTTAGAACTGGGTAATAATAGCGAAGCTTACGATGAACTTTTTCGTTATTTTAAATTCTCAGATCCCTTCCACGAAACAGAAGAAGAAGTCTTGCGTACTCTAGCTTATATTGATGTAAAAAACTTAGCCCATCTGATTTCATGCCCCGTGGCGATAGTGACAGGCTTAGAAGATGGTGTTTGTCCCCCATCAACACAATTTGCTATTTATAATCGTCTAGAAGTTGAAAAAGAAATGAAAATCCTACCAGAATACGCCCATGATGCTATGCATGTCAAGGTTAATGATTATGTCTATGATTACCTGATTGGAACTTGTTTTTTGAGCTAA
- a CDS encoding ROK family protein, translating to MKTYLAIDIGGTQIKYGRLGEEGQILERYKMDTEAHKGGPHILAMVKKLVADFHAQSPLAGVAISSAGMVDPDKGEIFYSGPQIPNYAGTQFKAEIEGDFGLPCEIENDVNCAGLAEGISGAGTGSSVSICLTIGTGIGGCLLVDGHIFHGFNNAACEVGYLHLSDGVFQDLASTTALIRYVVALHGQDQAVWDGYKIFQEAKAGSVHCIAAIDRMVDYLGQGIANVCYVANPEVVILGGGIMAQKDYLKDKIETAMKKYLVPSLADNTRLAFAQHENAAGMLGAFYHFQQKQGLR from the coding sequence ATGAAAACCTATCTTGCTATTGATATTGGTGGCACACAGATAAAATATGGTCGTCTTGGTGAAGAAGGGCAGATTTTGGAGCGTTACAAGATGGATACGGAAGCTCATAAGGGCGGTCCTCATATCTTGGCAATGGTTAAAAAATTGGTCGCTGACTTTCATGCTCAATCTCCTCTAGCTGGTGTCGCCATTTCCTCGGCAGGTATGGTTGACCCTGACAAGGGAGAAATCTTCTACTCAGGTCCGCAGATTCCAAACTATGCTGGAACACAGTTTAAAGCAGAGATTGAAGGAGACTTTGGACTTCCCTGTGAGATTGAAAATGATGTCAACTGTGCAGGGCTAGCAGAAGGTATTTCTGGGGCAGGCACAGGTAGCTCGGTTTCAATCTGCCTGACGATAGGTACAGGAATTGGTGGCTGTTTGTTAGTTGATGGGCATATTTTTCACGGTTTTAACAATGCTGCCTGTGAAGTTGGTTATCTACATCTGTCAGATGGTGTCTTTCAAGATTTAGCATCCACTACAGCCTTGATTCGCTATGTAGTAGCTTTGCATGGTCAAGATCAAGCAGTCTGGGATGGATACAAAATTTTCCAAGAAGCTAAGGCAGGTAGCGTTCATTGTATTGCTGCCATTGACCGTATGGTTGATTATCTAGGACAGGGAATTGCCAATGTTTGCTATGTAGCTAACCCAGAAGTTGTTATCCTTGGTGGAGGGATCATGGCTCAGAAAGATTATTTGAAAGATAAGATTGAGACTGCTATGAAGAAGTATTTGGTGCCAAGTTTGGCCGATAATACACGTTTAGCTTTTGCCCAGCATGAAAATGCAGCAGGCATGTTGGGAGCTTTTTATCATTTCCAGCAAAAGCAAGGATTAAGATAA
- a CDS encoding ABC transporter permease, protein MKTLKLRQTTLWERMKQQKLLLLMLLPGLILTFIFRYVPMYGVLIAFKDYNPLKGVLGSAWIGFEQFAKFLSSPNFGVLLSNTLKLSVYGLLLGFLPPIILAIMLNQLLSDKAKKRIQLILYAPNFISVVVIVGMIFLFFSVGGPVNSLLGILGIEANFLTNPDFFRPLYILSGIWQGMGWASTLYTATLVNVDPALIEAAKLDGANIFQRIWHIDLPALKPVMVIQFILAAGGIMNVGYEKAFLMQTSLNLTSSEIISTYVYKIGLVSGNYSYSTAVGLFNALINIILLIAVNKIVKHINDGQGL, encoded by the coding sequence ATGAAAACATTGAAACTTCGGCAAACCACTCTTTGGGAAAGAATGAAGCAGCAGAAGCTTTTGTTGTTGATGTTATTGCCAGGTTTAATTTTAACCTTCATCTTTCGCTATGTTCCCATGTATGGTGTTTTGATTGCTTTCAAGGATTACAACCCCTTGAAGGGTGTCTTAGGCAGTGCATGGATTGGATTTGAACAATTTGCCAAATTTCTTTCCTCTCCTAACTTTGGAGTCCTCCTTTCTAATACTTTGAAATTGAGTGTTTATGGACTTCTCTTAGGTTTCCTACCGCCCATCATTTTAGCAATTATGCTCAATCAGCTCTTGAGTGACAAAGCTAAAAAACGAATTCAGCTAATACTTTATGCGCCGAATTTTATTTCCGTTGTCGTGATTGTCGGTATGATTTTTCTCTTTTTCTCTGTAGGTGGACCAGTCAATTCCTTACTTGGCATTTTGGGAATTGAGGCAAACTTTCTGACGAATCCAGATTTCTTCAGACCGCTCTATATCTTAAGTGGTATCTGGCAAGGAATGGGATGGGCTTCTACCCTCTATACAGCAACTCTAGTTAATGTTGATCCCGCGCTGATTGAGGCCGCAAAATTAGATGGTGCCAATATTTTTCAACGCATTTGGCATATTGATTTACCTGCTCTCAAACCGGTTATGGTCATCCAATTTATTCTGGCAGCGGGAGGTATTATGAATGTTGGTTACGAAAAAGCCTTTCTGATGCAGACCTCTCTCAACTTGACTAGTTCAGAAATTATTTCTACCTATGTTTATAAAATTGGTCTGGTATCAGGGAATTACTCCTATTCAACAGCTGTGGGGTTGTTCAATGCCTTAATCAATATTATCTTACTTATTGCTGTTAATAAAATTGTAAAGCACATCAATGACGGACAAGGATTATAA